The Rhodothermales bacterium genome window below encodes:
- a CDS encoding DUF1801 domain-containing protein has translation MSPTVKHASIDAYIATFPDEIQAILNEIRATLRAAIPDCGETISYNMPALTLNGTVLYFAAYKKHIGLYPPVKGDEALRAEIARYRGEKGNLQIPLSEPIPYDLIARIAQCRLRENEAALAAKPRK, from the coding sequence ATGAGTCCTACCGTTAAACACGCGAGCATCGACGCCTATATCGCCACCTTTCCCGATGAGATCCAGGCGATCCTCAACGAGATTCGGGCCACGCTCCGGGCGGCGATTCCGGACTGCGGAGAAACGATCAGCTACAACATGCCGGCTCTGACCCTGAACGGCACGGTGCTCTATTTCGCGGCCTACAAAAAACACATCGGTCTGTATCCTCCCGTCAAAGGCGACGAGGCCCTGCGGGCCGAGATCGCCCGCTACCGCGGCGAGAAGGGCAACCTGCAGATCCCGCTCAGCGAACCCATCCCGTACGACCTGATCGCCCGGATCGCGCAATGCCGGCTGCGCGAGAACGAGGCCGCGCTCGCGGCGAAACCCCGGAAATAG
- a CDS encoding PQQ-binding-like beta-propeller repeat protein — protein sequence MKFLVARLPVWIVLGLGLLSLPAVDPPPADWPTNGGTLSNQRYAPLSQIDRTNVALLKGVWHVRLDGSGMGTRFSGEAQPIVHEGTLFIVTGADDVFALDVATGARRWTYEAHLDPNLTGICCGWTSRGVGLGDGMVFVGQLDGKLVALDERTGAVRWSVQAERWQEGYVITSAPLYYDGLVITGFAGAEYAMRGRVKAYDARTGDLVWTFYTIPGPGEIGHETWPQDNELWKYGGGSVWQTPAVDPDLGLLYFSTGNPGPDFSGVDRAGDNLFASSVLALEFRTGAYRWHYQAIHHDLWDYDLPTPVVLFDAEIDGRMRKGLAATGKTGWVYLLDRVTGEPLIGIDERPVPQEPLQATAATQPYPVGDAYAPQDIDIAPEGYDLVNGGRIFTPFLTEGVVMRPSQGGGANWPPSSYDPVHHRYFVCSRDGIGLYRGGPGFDDPPEAGKQFLGGRFGGIAQTSHGIFAAIDVTTNRLVWRQRWSDTCYSGSVATAGGLVFVGRNDGRFTALDTDTGRRLWEFQTGAGVNAPASVFEHDGKEYIAVYAAGNLFAGSERGDHVWLFGLDGALEPVARVDSSVPASTRYADAGPPDPANGRRLFLEACQFCHGETGEGGHNGAPLTSMRDHDLAFQTVTSGRYNMPSFASILTDAERRDVVAYVVDVLNKR from the coding sequence ATGAAATTCCTCGTTGCACGCCTGCCCGTCTGGATCGTTCTGGGTCTGGGCCTCCTCTCGTTACCCGCGGTCGACCCGCCGCCGGCCGATTGGCCGACCAACGGCGGCACCCTGTCGAATCAGCGCTACGCCCCGCTCTCACAGATCGACCGAACCAACGTCGCGTTGCTGAAAGGCGTCTGGCACGTTCGCCTCGACGGCTCCGGCATGGGGACCCGGTTCTCCGGCGAGGCGCAGCCCATCGTGCATGAGGGGACCCTGTTCATCGTGACCGGCGCGGACGATGTCTTCGCCCTCGACGTGGCGACCGGGGCGCGGCGCTGGACCTACGAGGCCCACCTCGATCCCAACCTGACGGGCATCTGCTGCGGCTGGACGAGCCGCGGCGTCGGGCTGGGCGACGGGATGGTGTTCGTCGGACAGCTGGACGGCAAGCTGGTGGCCCTCGACGAGCGGACGGGCGCCGTGCGCTGGTCGGTCCAGGCCGAACGCTGGCAGGAGGGCTACGTGATCACCAGCGCGCCCCTGTACTACGACGGCCTCGTCATCACGGGCTTCGCCGGCGCCGAATACGCCATGCGCGGCCGCGTGAAAGCCTACGATGCCCGGACGGGCGATCTGGTCTGGACGTTTTACACCATCCCGGGACCCGGCGAGATCGGGCACGAGACCTGGCCGCAGGACAACGAGCTGTGGAAATATGGCGGCGGGTCGGTCTGGCAGACGCCGGCCGTCGACCCGGACCTCGGCCTGCTCTATTTTTCCACGGGCAACCCGGGGCCTGACTTTAGCGGAGTGGATCGCGCCGGCGACAACCTGTTCGCCTCCTCGGTTCTGGCGCTCGAGTTCCGCACCGGCGCCTACCGGTGGCACTACCAGGCCATCCATCACGATCTGTGGGACTATGACCTGCCCACGCCGGTCGTCCTTTTCGACGCGGAGATCGACGGCCGGATGCGCAAGGGCCTCGCCGCTACGGGCAAGACGGGATGGGTCTACCTGCTGGACCGCGTGACGGGCGAGCCGCTGATCGGCATCGACGAGCGCCCGGTGCCGCAGGAGCCGCTGCAGGCCACGGCCGCCACGCAGCCCTACCCTGTTGGCGACGCCTATGCGCCGCAGGATATCGACATCGCCCCGGAGGGATACGACCTGGTCAACGGGGGTCGCATCTTCACTCCTTTTCTCACCGAGGGCGTCGTGATGCGCCCCTCGCAGGGCGGCGGCGCCAACTGGCCGCCGAGTTCGTACGACCCGGTCCATCATCGCTACTTCGTCTGCTCGCGCGACGGCATCGGTCTGTACCGGGGCGGGCCCGGGTTCGACGATCCGCCCGAGGCCGGCAAACAGTTCCTCGGCGGCCGGTTCGGGGGCATCGCGCAGACGTCACACGGCATCTTCGCGGCCATCGACGTGACCACGAATCGGCTCGTGTGGCGGCAGCGATGGAGCGACACCTGCTACAGCGGATCGGTGGCGACGGCCGGCGGCCTGGTCTTCGTCGGCCGCAACGACGGCCGGTTCACCGCGCTCGACACGGACACGGGGCGCCGGCTCTGGGAGTTTCAGACGGGCGCCGGCGTGAACGCGCCGGCCAGCGTCTTCGAACATGATGGCAAGGAATACATCGCGGTCTACGCCGCCGGCAACCTGTTCGCCGGCTCGGAACGCGGCGACCACGTATGGCTCTTCGGGCTCGACGGCGCGCTCGAACCGGTGGCGCGGGTCGATTCTTCGGTCCCTGCGTCGACCCGCTACGCCGACGCAGGTCCGCCCGACCCCGCAAACGGACGCCGGCTCTTCCTCGAAGCCTGCCAGTTCTGCCACGGCGAAACCGGCGAAGGCGGACACAACGGCGCGCCGCTGACGTCGATGCGCGACCACGACCTGGCGTTTCAGACAGTCACGAGCGGCCGGTACAACATGCCCTCCTTTGCATCGATCCTCACCGATGCCGAACGGCGGGATGTCGTGGCGTACGTGGTCGACGTGCTGAACAAACGGTAA
- a CDS encoding phospholipase D family protein, with product MKAAEQTRSLPQRPIAQGIAEHPGQTGVRLLSDAGEAYAARAALALAAERTIDALYYMWHADETGHLMLEALWGAAERGVRIRLVLDDATTEGMDQVIADLASHPNIEIRIYNALRWRRYRLLNAVTDFHRSNRRMHNKSFTIDGVATIVGGRNVGDEYFASGEGTAFADLDVLAIGPAAADVSAMFEAYWHSASACPSDAVVGPASPGAGERLRAAFTANHAKEETVAFLARQRHVLLEPLVRQLIWTDARLVYDDPVKTLGGPARPESLLLTRLLDAIGPPRASFDLVSSYFVPASEGSATLQNLASRGVRVRVLTNSLESTDVGVVHAGYAKRRRELLRAGVQLFELKRGWGQRRETEGLGRSSGASLHAKTFALDGQHLFVGSFNFDPRSARLNTEMGLVLDSPRLAHDLGLLFDAGLSLTTYAVRLAEDGKRLQWIEWTPDGERRHDVEPGTTVLQRLGIWILSRLPVEWLL from the coding sequence ATGAAAGCCGCTGAACAAACCCGGTCTCTCCCGCAACGCCCGATCGCGCAAGGCATCGCCGAGCATCCGGGGCAGACCGGCGTCCGACTGCTTTCCGACGCCGGCGAGGCGTACGCCGCCCGCGCCGCGCTCGCCCTCGCCGCCGAGCGCACGATCGACGCGCTGTATTACATGTGGCACGCCGACGAGACGGGGCATCTGATGCTCGAGGCCCTCTGGGGCGCCGCAGAACGCGGGGTGCGGATCCGGCTGGTGCTGGACGACGCCACCACCGAGGGCATGGATCAGGTCATCGCGGACCTGGCCAGTCACCCGAACATCGAGATCCGGATCTACAATGCGCTCCGGTGGCGGCGCTACCGGCTGTTGAACGCCGTGACGGATTTCCATCGCTCGAACAGGCGGATGCACAACAAGTCGTTCACCATCGATGGGGTGGCGACCATCGTCGGCGGGCGCAACGTCGGCGACGAATATTTTGCATCGGGTGAGGGGACGGCGTTCGCGGATCTGGATGTCCTGGCCATCGGCCCCGCCGCGGCCGACGTCTCGGCCATGTTCGAGGCCTACTGGCACAGCGCCTCGGCATGCCCGAGCGACGCGGTGGTCGGGCCGGCCTCGCCGGGCGCCGGCGAGCGGCTGCGCGCCGCATTCACCGCCAACCACGCGAAAGAGGAGACCGTCGCGTTTCTCGCCCGGCAGCGGCACGTCCTGCTCGAACCGCTTGTGCGGCAACTCATCTGGACCGATGCCCGGCTCGTGTACGACGACCCGGTAAAAACCCTCGGCGGGCCCGCCCGGCCCGAGTCGCTGCTGCTGACCCGGCTGCTCGATGCAATCGGCCCGCCCCGCGCGTCGTTCGATCTGGTGTCGTCTTATTTCGTGCCGGCGTCGGAGGGGTCGGCCACCCTCCAGAACCTCGCGTCCCGCGGCGTGCGGGTCCGCGTGCTCACCAACTCGCTGGAGTCGACCGACGTGGGCGTTGTGCACGCCGGCTACGCGAAGCGCCGCCGCGAGCTGCTCCGGGCCGGCGTCCAGCTGTTCGAGCTCAAGCGGGGATGGGGGCAGCGGCGGGAAACCGAGGGGCTGGGACGCAGCTCCGGGGCGAGTTTGCATGCGAAAACCTTTGCGCTGGACGGTCAGCACCTGTTCGTCGGGTCGTTCAACTTCGACCCCCGTTCGGCCCGGCTGAATACCGAGATGGGGCTGGTGCTCGATTCGCCCCGGCTCGCTCATGACCTGGGATTGCTGTTCGATGCCGGCCTGTCGCTCACGACCTACGCGGTGCGGCTGGCGGAGGACGGCAAGCGGCTGCAGTGGATCGAGTGGACGCCGGACGGCGAACGTCGGCACGATGTCGAGCCCGGCACGACGGTGCTCCAGCGGCTGGGGATCTGGATCCTGTCGCGTCTTCCCGTGGAGTGGTTGCTGTGA
- a CDS encoding nuclear transport factor 2 family protein, with translation MDIARKLVDLCRQGKNAEAIATLFADDAVSVEAWVPEGVEKEAHGLAALKAKSEWWVANHEVHSAAVTGPWPHGDRFVVGFQYDITHKPSGRRMQMDEVGLFTVKDGKIVREEYFYDAGM, from the coding sequence ATGGACATCGCCCGCAAGCTCGTCGACCTGTGCCGGCAGGGCAAAAATGCCGAAGCCATCGCCACCCTTTTCGCCGACGATGCCGTGAGCGTCGAAGCCTGGGTGCCTGAGGGCGTCGAAAAAGAGGCGCACGGCCTGGCCGCGCTCAAGGCGAAGAGCGAATGGTGGGTGGCCAACCACGAGGTGCATTCCGCCGCCGTCACGGGCCCCTGGCCGCATGGCGACCGGTTTGTCGTGGGCTTTCAGTACGATATCACCCACAAGCCGTCCGGCCGCCGGATGCAGATGGACGAGGTCGGCCTCTTCACCGTCAAGGATGGGAAGATCGTGCGCGAGGAGTATTTCTACGACGCCGGCATGTGA
- a CDS encoding sialate O-acetylesterase produces the protein MKSSHSLRLALLAALLWGCDTTPPAADIAVPSIFGDHMVLQRDMNVPVWGTALPGGTVRVEIDGQSHRARVAPDSTWRVDLAPLQAGGPYELVIAGADTTVFSDVLVGEVWVGSGQSNMEMPLAGWGRVKDYEKEIAAASFPPIRLWQAEHTVAFSPQTEVPNTGWQPTTPETVAEFSSVAYFFGRDLHRTLDVPIGLIHSSWGGTIAEAWTSAGALREMPDFVEAVNTLAPAGGGTVEEQVAAYDAAMARWRADARASDAGRQDADSTRWWYQPGADAGGWKTMEVPRLWEEAGLPGFDGVVWFRREVTVPASWAGRDLTLNLGLIDDNDDTWFNGVRVGGIAAFNAMRTYTVPGALVKAGRNVIAVRIEDTGGGGGFYGDPGALSLGRAGAPPQSLAGVWMCRVGYDVRDLPPQPASPRNPNQVTVLYNGMLAPIIPYGIRGAIWYQGESNTGRAYQYRTLFPTMISDWRAQWGQGDFPFLFVQLANFKERPQHPVEDDWAELREAQTMTLSLPNTGMAVTIDIGEAADIHPKNKQEVGRRLALLARRQVYGEALAAYGPVYRSMTVEGPTVRLTFDHADGLAADGGQDLEGFTIAGADRVFHWAEANIDGETVNVYSPDVAEPVAVRYGWAANPAVNLVNGAGLPASPFRTDDWPGITAR, from the coding sequence ATGAAATCCTCCCATTCCCTGCGCCTCGCGCTGCTCGCCGCGCTCCTCTGGGGCTGCGACACGACCCCGCCGGCGGCGGACATCGCGGTACCGAGCATCTTCGGGGACCACATGGTGTTGCAGCGCGACATGAACGTCCCGGTCTGGGGCACGGCCCTGCCGGGCGGCACGGTCCGCGTTGAGATCGACGGGCAGTCGCACCGCGCCCGGGTGGCGCCCGACAGCACGTGGCGCGTGGATCTCGCGCCGCTGCAGGCCGGCGGGCCCTATGAGCTGGTGATCGCGGGGGCCGACACGACCGTGTTCTCCGACGTGCTCGTCGGGGAGGTATGGGTGGGATCGGGACAGTCGAACATGGAGATGCCGCTCGCCGGCTGGGGACGGGTCAAGGACTACGAAAAGGAGATCGCGGCGGCGTCGTTTCCGCCTATCCGGCTCTGGCAGGCCGAACATACCGTAGCGTTTTCTCCGCAGACCGAGGTGCCCAACACCGGGTGGCAGCCCACGACGCCCGAGACCGTGGCGGAATTTTCGTCTGTCGCCTACTTCTTCGGGAGGGATCTGCATCGGACCCTCGACGTCCCGATCGGCCTCATCCACAGCTCGTGGGGCGGGACCATCGCCGAGGCGTGGACCAGCGCCGGCGCGCTCCGGGAGATGCCCGATTTCGTCGAGGCGGTGAACACCCTCGCGCCGGCGGGGGGCGGCACCGTCGAGGAGCAGGTTGCGGCCTACGATGCGGCGATGGCGCGTTGGCGCGCCGATGCCCGCGCGAGCGACGCCGGCCGGCAGGATGCAGACTCAACCCGGTGGTGGTATCAGCCCGGTGCCGACGCCGGCGGATGGAAAACGATGGAGGTGCCGCGGCTCTGGGAGGAAGCCGGCCTGCCGGGCTTCGACGGCGTCGTGTGGTTTCGCCGTGAGGTGACGGTGCCGGCCTCGTGGGCGGGGCGCGACCTCACGCTCAACCTGGGGCTGATCGACGACAACGACGACACCTGGTTCAACGGCGTCCGCGTCGGCGGCATCGCGGCGTTTAACGCCATGCGCACGTACACCGTGCCGGGTGCGCTCGTGAAGGCCGGGCGCAACGTCATCGCCGTGCGGATCGAGGACACGGGCGGCGGCGGCGGGTTTTACGGCGACCCGGGCGCCCTGTCGCTCGGCCGGGCCGGCGCGCCGCCGCAGTCGCTGGCGGGCGTGTGGATGTGCCGCGTCGGATACGATGTGCGGGATCTGCCCCCGCAGCCGGCTTCGCCCCGGAATCCGAACCAGGTGACCGTGCTCTACAACGGGATGCTGGCGCCGATCATTCCCTACGGAATCCGCGGGGCGATCTGGTATCAGGGCGAGTCGAACACCGGTCGCGCCTACCAGTATCGCACGCTGTTTCCGACGATGATTTCGGACTGGCGGGCGCAATGGGGGCAGGGCGACTTCCCCTTCCTCTTCGTCCAGCTCGCCAACTTCAAGGAGCGACCGCAGCACCCCGTGGAGGATGACTGGGCCGAATTGCGCGAGGCGCAGACGATGACGCTGTCGCTCCCCAACACCGGCATGGCGGTGACGATCGACATCGGCGAGGCGGCGGACATCCACCCGAAAAACAAGCAGGAAGTCGGTCGCCGGCTCGCGCTGCTCGCACGCCGACAGGTGTATGGCGAGGCGCTCGCCGCCTACGGCCCGGTGTATCGCTCGATGACCGTTGAAGGCCCGACCGTCCGGCTCACGTTCGACCACGCCGACGGGCTCGCGGCTGACGGGGGGCAGGACCTCGAAGGCTTCACGATCGCCGGCGCGGACCGGGTCTTTCACTGGGCCGAGGCCAACATCGATGGCGAGACGGTCAACGTGTACAGCCCGGACGTCGCCGAGCCGGTGGCGGTGCGCTACGGATGGGCTGCCAACCCGGCGGTCAACCTCGTCAACGGCGCCGGCCTGCCGGCTTCGCCCTTCCGGACCGACGACTGGCCCGGCATTACGGCCCGATGA
- a CDS encoding tetratricopeptide repeat protein, giving the protein MKRGILFYETRGAGRAYVAVMRTVSEAGFVPILKEADALRERPTLHAAHAAGVPCLDWHAFRTPALRARAAAEAARRVDALQAQAAAGAPSVMQEAGAPFFRSLRRRVEEQILAIDTLKRVLHAYDVRLIVVGDDHSDAARAVVRFARDARVPTLALGEGWYGNGLEAVPYPSLFADYAAVGSRLDRDRLVEAGVPAEQVFVTGWPGKAEPGGGIDEERARMRDARLKLGMAPDRPAVLLRVPPFAGDAADFASRFRFAVALHEAALAATRVVQGGFQLIVEPAPEEEAGLAAAGVDPTALTRAYEAWLEAQGYRDVFVVRGTAGEAVRAADMIVCLEPSHAVVEGMLRRRPVIAVSMYPDRPLAHQGVEGPLVVRRLERLPEAIAAILMDPGRAKAVVQRQNQHLADVNHSADGLAAERLSRLVLAMGRQGGLDAREWDEPMPDIIAACAAMKAAENERLLDGVRIARRLRTTDPNEAEIQIRELARIFPRHAQPVWELYDQLRMSGRGDEAETMLQAYAASFNENHPPVTVLVRVGLIRLRHGDRDGALDAFEQARLQAPYEPAVVTSLGKLYMDAGRHAEAVDLLADASERLPDDADVWLGLAHAARHVDDRETFRRASEHYHQLADRQDPPPEV; this is encoded by the coding sequence ATGAAACGCGGCATCCTGTTTTACGAGACCCGCGGCGCCGGACGCGCCTATGTGGCCGTGATGCGGACGGTCTCCGAGGCCGGCTTCGTGCCCATCCTCAAGGAGGCCGATGCCCTGCGCGAGCGGCCGACGCTGCACGCGGCGCACGCCGCCGGCGTGCCGTGTCTGGACTGGCACGCCTTCCGTACGCCCGCGCTCCGCGCCAGGGCGGCTGCCGAGGCGGCGCGTCGCGTCGATGCGCTGCAGGCGCAAGCAGCTGCCGGCGCGCCGTCGGTGATGCAGGAGGCCGGCGCACCGTTTTTTCGCTCCCTGCGCCGGCGTGTCGAGGAGCAGATCCTGGCGATCGACACCCTCAAGCGCGTGCTCCACGCGTACGACGTCCGGCTGATCGTCGTCGGCGACGACCATTCGGATGCCGCGCGCGCCGTCGTGCGTTTTGCGCGCGACGCCCGGGTGCCCACGCTGGCGCTGGGGGAAGGATGGTATGGCAACGGCCTCGAAGCCGTGCCGTATCCATCGCTTTTCGCCGACTATGCGGCGGTGGGGAGCCGTCTGGACCGCGACCGGCTCGTCGAGGCCGGCGTGCCGGCCGAGCAGGTCTTCGTCACCGGCTGGCCGGGGAAGGCGGAGCCCGGTGGAGGGATCGACGAGGAGCGCGCGCGGATGCGCGATGCCCGGCTGAAGCTGGGGATGGCGCCGGATCGGCCGGCCGTCCTGCTGCGCGTGCCGCCTTTCGCCGGGGATGCGGCCGACTTCGCGTCGCGTTTCCGGTTCGCGGTGGCGCTGCACGAGGCGGCGCTCGCGGCCACGCGCGTCGTGCAGGGCGGATTTCAACTCATCGTGGAGCCGGCCCCCGAGGAGGAGGCCGGGCTGGCGGCCGCCGGTGTCGACCCGACCGCGTTGACGCGGGCGTACGAGGCGTGGCTGGAGGCGCAGGGTTACCGGGATGTGTTCGTGGTGCGCGGCACGGCCGGCGAGGCGGTGCGGGCGGCGGACATGATCGTCTGCCTGGAGCCGTCGCACGCCGTGGTGGAGGGCATGCTGCGTCGGAGGCCCGTTATTGCAGTGTCGATGTATCCGGATCGTCCCCTGGCGCACCAGGGGGTGGAGGGGCCGCTCGTCGTGCGCCGGCTCGAACGCCTCCCGGAGGCGATCGCGGCGATCCTGATGGATCCCGGCCGCGCGAAGGCGGTCGTGCAGCGGCAGAACCAGCATCTGGCGGATGTGAACCACAGCGCCGACGGCCTCGCCGCCGAGCGCCTGTCGCGCCTCGTGCTGGCGATGGGCCGGCAGGGTGGGCTCGACGCGCGCGAGTGGGACGAGCCCATGCCCGACATCATCGCGGCCTGCGCCGCCATGAAAGCCGCCGAAAACGAGCGCCTGCTCGACGGCGTGCGTATCGCGCGCCGGCTGCGGACGACCGATCCGAACGAAGCCGAAATCCAGATCCGCGAGCTGGCGCGGATCTTTCCGCGTCATGCCCAGCCCGTGTGGGAGCTGTACGATCAGCTCCGGATGAGCGGCAGGGGCGACGAGGCTGAAACGATGCTGCAGGCCTACGCCGCGTCGTTCAACGAAAACCATCCACCGGTGACCGTGCTTGTCCGCGTGGGGCTCATCCGCCTCCGGCATGGCGACCGCGACGGTGCCCTCGACGCCTTCGAGCAGGCCCGGCTCCAGGCGCCCTACGAGCCGGCGGTGGTCACCAGCCTGGGCAAGCTGTACATGGATGCCGGCCGGCACGCCGAAGCCGTCGATCTCCTGGCGGACGCGAGCGAGCGCCTGCCCGATGACGCCGATGTCTGGCTCGGTCTGGCCCACGCTGCGCGCCATGTCGACGACCGCGAAACCTTTCGGCGCGCCAGCGAGCATTATCACCAGCTCGCCGACCGACAGGATCCTCCCCCGGAGGTCTGA
- a CDS encoding glycosyltransferase, with amino-acid sequence MDQHQFDAKETIKAHIQKGQLAEADTLLVTWQKTYGSDALYHLFSAIVAMERKQFPRAEEQLFAALEQAPERFEVLYLLGNLYEQLSDFPYALEWYRKARLVADASQLSQIDAVPQRIPGVDASLSMGKRKMTLFVRAGFDQFLDDLIGGLSRHYDVKKAVISRIEEVEPLMEQADICWFEWCDELIVHASKLDAARRKPIVCRLHRYEVFTPMPAQVQWENVDSLMLVTEHLITILRSTVPGIEERVQVSVVHNGVATERYRFTPRSQGYNIASVGYIHSRKNPMLLLQIMAKLVRFDARYKLYVAGQFQEPLVQIYWNHMVAEMGLKDNVRFDGWQKDIGAWLADKQYLLSTSMHESFGYSIAEAMACGIKPVVHNFPFAGGIWPEQVLFNTVDEAVGMVTSNVYSSKAYRDFVEQHYSLFHQVTETRKVLASLPTEKKKDFRTPLFQKGAIRQKVDQLIQSETAVRTETAL; translated from the coding sequence ATGGATCAACACCAGTTCGACGCGAAAGAAACCATCAAAGCGCACATCCAGAAGGGACAGCTCGCCGAAGCCGACACCCTGCTCGTGACGTGGCAGAAGACGTACGGCAGCGATGCGCTGTATCATCTCTTCAGCGCCATCGTGGCGATGGAGCGTAAACAGTTTCCCCGGGCGGAAGAACAGCTGTTCGCCGCCCTCGAACAGGCCCCCGAGCGGTTCGAGGTGCTCTACCTGCTCGGCAACCTGTACGAGCAGTTGTCCGATTTCCCCTACGCGCTCGAATGGTACCGGAAGGCGCGCCTCGTGGCCGACGCCAGCCAGCTCTCCCAGATCGACGCGGTGCCGCAGCGCATCCCCGGCGTCGATGCGAGCCTTTCGATGGGCAAGCGGAAGATGACCCTGTTCGTCCGCGCCGGCTTCGACCAGTTCCTCGACGATCTGATCGGCGGATTGAGCCGGCACTACGACGTCAAAAAGGCCGTGATCTCGCGCATCGAGGAGGTCGAGCCCCTGATGGAGCAGGCGGATATCTGCTGGTTCGAGTGGTGCGACGAACTCATCGTCCATGCCTCGAAGCTCGATGCGGCGCGCCGCAAACCGATCGTCTGCCGGCTGCACCGCTACGAGGTGTTTACGCCGATGCCGGCGCAGGTGCAGTGGGAGAACGTGGACTCGCTCATGCTGGTCACCGAACATCTGATCACCATCCTCCGCAGCACGGTGCCCGGCATCGAGGAGCGCGTGCAGGTGAGCGTGGTGCACAACGGCGTGGCGACGGAACGCTACCGCTTCACGCCCCGCAGCCAGGGCTACAACATCGCGAGCGTGGGCTACATCCATTCGCGCAAGAACCCGATGCTGCTGCTCCAGATCATGGCGAAGCTCGTGCGGTTCGACGCCCGATACAAACTCTATGTCGCCGGCCAGTTTCAGGAGCCGCTCGTGCAGATCTACTGGAACCACATGGTCGCCGAGATGGGCCTGAAGGACAATGTCCGGTTCGACGGCTGGCAGAAGGACATCGGGGCCTGGCTGGCGGACAAGCAGTATCTGCTGTCCACCTCCATGCACGAGAGCTTCGGCTATTCGATCGCCGAGGCGATGGCGTGCGGCATCAAGCCGGTCGTGCACAACTTCCCGTTCGCCGGCGGCATCTGGCCGGAGCAGGTCCTCTTCAATACGGTCGACGAGGCCGTGGGCATGGTCACTTCCAACGTCTACAGCTCGAAGGCGTACCGCGACTTTGTCGAACAGCACTATTCGCTGTTCCATCAGGTGACGGAAACGCGCAAGGTGCTGGCTTCGCTTCCCACGGAGAAGAAGAAGGATTTCCGCACGCCCCTGTTCCAGAAGGGCGCCATCCGCCAGAAAGTGGACCAGCTCATCCAGTCCGAAACGGCAGTCCGTACAGAAACCGCCCTTTGA
- a CDS encoding GNAT family N-acetyltransferase — MNLPDMTPSLLEADDAEDALALSTAQGWNQTLADWRRLLDLEPAGCFAARRGSRLIGTVTTTTYGDDLAWIGMMIVHADARRQGIGRALMRQALTYLERRGVRTVMLDATPAGRPLYASLGFVRESDVERWEGSPRGTWDVRDRAEEPLAGVYPLDRAAYGADRSRLLERLAAEAACRPVVWRADAGSPAGYALAREGRVATYIGPVVGDTDRIALQLVDEMLARFAGQPVLIDIDPADPERPRRLAERGLTLQRRFIRMRLGRASDVDPGRATGGSIGANAGPEYG; from the coding sequence ATGAACCTACCGGATATGACGCCGAGCCTGCTCGAAGCGGACGATGCCGAAGACGCGCTGGCGTTGAGCACGGCGCAGGGCTGGAATCAGACCCTGGCGGACTGGCGCCGCCTGCTGGACCTCGAGCCGGCGGGCTGTTTTGCGGCCCGCCGCGGAAGCCGGCTCATCGGCACCGTCACTACCACGACCTACGGCGACGATCTGGCCTGGATCGGGATGATGATCGTGCATGCCGACGCGCGCCGGCAGGGTATCGGGCGGGCGTTGATGCGGCAGGCGCTGACCTACCTCGAGCGGCGCGGCGTGCGGACCGTCATGCTGGACGCCACGCCGGCGGGCCGGCCGCTGTACGCCTCGCTGGGATTCGTCCGGGAGTCGGATGTCGAGCGCTGGGAGGGAAGCCCCCGGGGCACATGGGATGTTCGGGATCGGGCCGAGGAACCGCTCGCCGGCGTCTACCCGCTAGACCGGGCGGCGTACGGCGCGGACCGGTCGCGGCTGCTCGAACGGCTCGCGGCCGAAGCGGCCTGCCGGCCGGTCGTGTGGCGCGCCGACGCGGGATCCCCGGCGGGGTACGCGCTGGCCCGCGAAGGGCGCGTGGCCACGTACATCGGACCGGTCGTTGGCGATACCGATCGGATCGCCTTGCAACTCGTCGACGAGATGCTCGCGCGATTCGCGGGGCAGCCGGTTTTGATCGACATCGACCCCGCGGATCCGGAACGCCCGCGCCGGCTGGCGGAACGCGGGTTGACGCTGCAGCGCCGCTTCATCCGGATGCGGCTCGGCCGGGCTTCGGATGTGGATCCTGGCCGGGCCACGGGGGGTTCGATCGGCGCGAACGCCGGCCCGGAGTATGGCTGA